Sequence from the Rutidosis leptorrhynchoides isolate AG116_Rl617_1_P2 chromosome 3, CSIRO_AGI_Rlap_v1, whole genome shotgun sequence genome:
TTGGCGACAAAAACACGGGGTTCTTTCACATCAAACAACAATCATCGTATATTACGGGTTTGAAAATTAACGATACCTGGGAAGATGATCCGTCCACTGTTAAGGAATTTGCCCTAAATTTCTTTGTTAAGTTATTTTCGCCTACTGATCAACCAAGTGCTCACACTCTGGACTGGCCTTCTCTCAACTTTGGCTGGGTACCAGCCCATGTATTATCCTCTCTTGAACAGGCTTTTTCATCGGATGAAATTTTTAAGGTGATAAAGAGTTTTGACGGTAACAAAGCATCGGGCCCGGACGGTTTTTCTTTGCAATTTTTTAGAAAGTCTTGGAATTTTCTTGAAGATACGATTATGGAAATGTTTGAAGAATTTCAATCCAATCTGGCCTTTCCAAAAGGTTTTGACTCGTCTTTTATCGTATTAATTCCCACGTCCAATTCGGCTAAAAGTATCAAACACTTACGCCCCATTAGCCTAATCAATGGTCCAAATAAAATCATTGCAAAAAACTCTTGTAAATGGATTGAAGCATGCTATTCCTTTTATCACTAGTGAATCTCAAAATGGTTTTGTTCCTTCCCGGTTACTAATGGATGGCGTAATGGTTGTTAGTGAAGTCGTTCATATGGCAAAAAAGAAAAAAGACCAATTCTTCTTTTGAAAATTGACTTCTCTAAAGCTTACGATAGTGTTTCGCACGAGTTCTTGCTCATGGTTCTTCGCAAAATGGGCTTCGGGTCCAAGTTCATTTCATGGATCAAAActtgcatttctaatattaattttCGGTCCTCTTAAATGGTGCTCCCTCACGCGAGGGTGTTATGAAACGCAGGTTGAGACAAGGAGATCCGCTTTCTTCTTTCTTGTTCATTATAGTTGCGGAGGTGTTTAGTAAACTTTTATCAAAAGATTTATCAGATGATGATCTTGAAGGATTTCGCATCGGCCCAAACTTGAGAGTCAACCACTCTCAATTCGCCGATGACACCATCATTTTTGCTCAACCAAACTTACAAGAGCTTAATCGAATCAAGCACATTATGCAACTTTTTTCCTCCCTTTCCGGACTTCAAATGAATGCCACTAAAACAACATTGTATGGCATTCACGTTTCTAGAGAGGATATGATATCTTTTTCGGCTATCTTTGATTGTAAAGTAGGCATCTTTCCTTTACATTATCTTGGTGTCCCCATTGGGctatctcgtaatttcaattttGGATCCTATTATTTCAAAGTTTAAGAGAAAACTAGCCGGTTGGAAAGGTAGATGTCTCTCTTTCGGGGGTCGTCTTGTTATGATAAATGCGGTCATGTCCAACTTGCCTCTCCATTACATGTCTTTATATAAAGCTCTGGTCGCAATTTTAAAAAAACGTGAGAGGTATCGTAGGAATTTATTATGGGACGGCGATTGCCTTAAAAAGAAAACGTGTTTGGTCAAATGGGATGAGGTTTGCTTGCCCAAAGATCTTGGGGGTTTGGGGATAACTCCTCTTCGTTTAAAAATCTCGCAATGCTTGCTAAGTGGTGGGCtcgtttaaattaaaaaaaaacaaagTTTATGGAAGTCCGTTGTTGTTTCATCGTTTGGTCGTTCGTTTCGAGGTAAACTAATGAAGAATTTGTCTTCATTACAAAACGACGAAATTTCGCCGATATGGAGAGATTTGATAAACCTTCAAAAAATAGACTCCGTTCAAGGCATTGTCGGTCCTAATGTTTGGAAGTGGAAATTAGGGAACGGGGCGAGCATTTTATTTTGGTACGATCCTTGGGCCGATGGGCGCATTTTAATAGACGACTTTCCATCTTTATTCTTCATTTGCGAAAATAAAAACCAAAGTGTGAAATGGTTTCGGTTTTCTCAAGATATTGGATCTCAACAGTTAGGGTGCATTTACACCTTTCCCTACCTTTGTCTCCTTTGAATTTATTTAAGGCACAACTACTGTAGTTTGTATTAGCTCATTTCAGGCTAAATGACTCCATTGATGATCATGTTTCACGGGCCGCTAGCCCAACAGATGCTTATTCGGTTGCAGACGCAGTCAAGGTTCTGGTACAGTCAAGCAACATTACTCCTCCAGTGTGGCGGAAAGTCGTGTGGGGAAATAACGTCCCAACAAAGATTATGGTTTTTCATTGGCTTGCTATTAAAAAGAGTATCCCGTTAAAGACGTTCTCGCGAGACGACATATTTTGCCGCCTAATTCTTCCACGTTGTGTGTTTGGTGTATGGTCGATAGTGAAACCATCGACCATTTGTTACTTCATTGCAAGTGGTCTTCTAGTATTTGGTCGGATTTATTTCGTTGGTGGAATATTCGGTGGGTTCTTCCAAGATCAATCGTTGATTTTTCCTTTGATTGGTATTATGGCATGGGCATCAAAGCATCGAAATTTTGAAAGATGATCGGACCCGCCACCATTTGGGCCATTTGGATGGCTAGAAACGACATCATTTTCAATGGAAAATTTTCTTGTCGTTCAATTGTTGTTAGAAACATCAAGCTAAAAGTCTTTCTTTAGACGACAAACCTCAAGTTAGTGTATGGACTACAAGCGTACGTTTGGGAGCATAATCCGATTTTACTTTGTCAATAGGATTTTGTTCAATGTAATTTTCCTATTTGTTGTATGTTTTCGCTTTGTATCTCTTTCCGATACtcttcattgttttgatgaagTTATCGTATTTAATAAAATCTCTTTTTTcgccgaattttttttttttacaactcatgTATACAATTGTTCCGTCCTAATAAAATGTGTTGAAAAGAACGAAAAGCAGGGCAATGAAGTTGAGGGCTCAGGATAATGTCAATAGAGCACTCATGAGGACTAAGGGAGAACTAACCAACCTTGGGATTGGTCTAAAAGCATCACCAAATAAtagatgatttaaaaaaaaaatgctaaTGTTCCTATTAAAATGCaataaaaacaaaattattattaattactcaATTATTAATCCAATAATAAAGAACAACAGTATTACTATAATTTTATGTTTAAATGTTTAAAATCagcaaatcaaatcaaatcaaatttcAGTTTAAAAGCAGAGACCACAATTGCAATTTCTTGAAACATCATAATTGTATATACAATTAGCATTTTGATTCCCAAATTCAATACATAACAAGAAACACAATTATTCATCAACAATGAAGCCCTAACACAGATCCAGTTTTAACCTCAATTGCAACACCACAATTAACTCCACTCTCAACTCTATGTGTAAATATTTTCAAAACCCTAACCCTACCAACCAATTTCATCTTCGTCTCGATCTCCATTGTTGCTCCTTCCATTCCTAACTCCGTTCCACCAATGGCCGTTGTCTCCGCCGTCACCGGCATCGCTGGAACCGGAAACGACTGGACGGCAAATTTCGCCGACATGTGTTGCGTCCGGCCACCGTCAATTTTTCCGGCGGGAATGAAAATGAAACCGACCGGTGAATTTGAGTAGGCGAGCTGAAGTGAGCTGTCGTAGTGAGTGAAGGCATCACGGTTAGGGTTTGTAACGGAAACAAACTGGAAGAAGGTGAAATTAACGGTGCCGTTTGAGATCGAGAAGGTGGGAAATTGTACGGAATCAACGGCGATCTTAGGGTTTTttggtttgaagatgaggaagtaaACGACGACAACAGCAACGGCGATTAGAAGAAGGAAGATTGTAGCGACGAGACATGAAGCTAGATTTGTACGGCCAGTTTTAGATCTGTGGTGATGGTGATCGTGAGTGTGAGGTTCATACatgatttttaatatttgtaatgttTGAATTAGCTTTGAAGTAAGAGTTTAGAGTGATGATTAAAAAATGGGAAAATAGATGGGGAAAGTATGTGGATTGTTGAACTGTGTTTTTGTCATCACTCTTTTTATCTCTACATTCACATATCATTTTTAACATTTTAGTTGGTTCtacataaaattaaaatatttttaacattttagttggttctacataaaattaaaatataaaatataaagagAACTTAATTTATCTACATTTTTATCTTATAAATTTTCAATTATattctagaaagttaaacttctatTATTATTCTAGGTATAATATAATAAAGGATATAATAGTAAATTATGTGTAGATGAATCAAAAGTGATGTATGAGGATCATCACCTAAATATAAAACTACCTCCGAGAACATGAGTTGTTGTGATAATCTATATGGGTGTCAATCAATCTATAAAGTAATGgagtaatttttttttaacggcgatttttGACATCAGTAAATTATTTAAATtttaacgaccctcatcatttgcacgtacgacacacgttcgggcggaatcCCCAACCCGATCGACGGTATTTGGGAACATATCTATTCGAACAGTGTTCCTggatagaggtccgtgaacgaatccggtaaaacctccctataggatcAATATATACCacaattattggtgttcaattgttttaaagtGGAGTAATTTGATGTCTATTTTTCAAAATCTTAATGATGAAATATATTATTTGGACCGGTAAGTAAATATAATAGGAAAAAAGATGAtaaaaaccttcaaaatcgatgttCATTTCAAAACTTTGGAAAAAGGATACTGAAATCAACTTTGAGGCAGTGTCAATGGACCGTTCATTTCCGACGTCAATTTTCAAAACGCTGGAATTGAAGGAATGACACCCTGGGTTCGAAGGTAGTGTTTGATTTTCAGTCTACgaatcttattatgtcttatgtctgaacGTTCGCAAACGTTTTTATTGCGAactgtttgtttttctgaagacataagataaataATTTATCTACAAACTCGCAaatagggatggcatcgggtcgggtttgtaacgacccgacttttcgacttatatttttgtgctctatactttcacgaatctgcatatatgtgcgtactgagctagtttatgctctgggatcttatttcatgataattactttcgttactaccttacagcgtgttattaagtgcgtaatcacttaacttgatcctcgaatgcatttatgaccgttagtgtcacttgacgtttaaaacgagctatgtactttttacacgttaaacttttgtcataattggaatattatgactacgtaatactaattgttattttctaatgacaattacttggcttattcgttgcttaattacgcttagtaatttactaatgcacactagttagtcttaatggactttctaccttattggacttaagcccaccctgctctagctaatggacttttaagttagcccaattttaatggaattatgacccattaagaagtaggacaaaaacccattaagatgagccaacatactagcattgttgttaaccattaccacacatgttgcatgggattccAACAATAAACACCacatttagaccaccaccatgcaaaaagcaaaagttgtccccctttgTCCCCCCAATACCCACGGCCTAAAGCtccccaccaccactataaatatcaagcttatttctcccatttcacacttgatctcattctcattttacacacacttgctctctaattttctctctagtctttctcacactaaaaattgtaagttttaaattttcttcttcttcttcttcttcttcttcttctccttcttcttcttcttcttcttcttcttctcttcatcatcacgacatcatcatcatcttaagatcaagctttttagctttttgatcttgttatatcttgtagattcaaactttgatttgaatccttcaagaacatgaaagattcaagctttctagctttgaatcttcattactttgttggatctaagttttctagcttacgatctctttatttttgttaaaagatcaaaacctgtgtttatgatcttcatgtaacttgtagatctagctttttgctttaaggatcttcaaaaacattaaagatccaagctttccagCTTAGGATTttattattttgttgaagatctaagctttttagtttatgatctcattacttttactagatcttagctttctagcttatggtctcattaatcttgtaaagatccaagctttctagcttagggtttcttaacacttgagatctaacgCTGTGTTCTCGAGTTTTTTTAAGTGGAAAAGAGTGGGATGGAAAAGAGATGAGAGAATAAGGGTGAAAAGGAATGTAACATAAAAAATTATATTCAAATTCTCGAGTTGAAAGGAAAGTAAAGGATAGTAATTaagtatttagttatataatataaaaatataaatataaaaatagatataataaatactccctccgtcccggattaattgtccagtattcctttttgggacgtcccagattaattgcccacttccaaatatggaaagtaattttgataaagtttacaatattgtccctaatgaattaattaaattacaaaggtgagagagatttctaattaattagttgATGGTAAAACAGTAAAGTAAGAAAAAAGTATAGAAAAAGTATagtgtgataatgacatttcttaaactgtgtgctttttgtctggggacaattaatctgggacggagggagtaataaatataataaatataaatataaatataaaaattgatataagtattatcatgCAAAAAGTAGAGATGCACATTTATATATGTACTAGTATATTataaatcattataattatatttTCTTCATATTCATTTCAAACTGTAATATATAGTACTCCGTACAATCAGATGTAATTCTTGACTGCTTATATGTCGCCTACTGAAACCTTTTGGAGTACGCTTGTATCGTAAATCGTAAAActtgaataaataaaaataaataatatagttAAAAGGGATATAAAAGTATTAAGAAATGCTATCACCTCCAATTCTCCCAAAATTGGACGGATAAAAATGTAGATCAAAAGCCCTTGGACTATCACCTCAACCCCTTTCCTATCCTTTCCTTTCTTTTATAATAAAAACTCAAGAATGGTTGACTTAAACACTATCACTTAGTTTCCTTTCCTTTCCCTTTAATAAAAAACTCAAGAATGCAgcgtaagttattattgtagatctcacttacttggaacccttttatgatttttatggtgataaaaatcaagttttcatcatctcatatgatgaagatgcataaacttgtatcaaaaggacaaaggttgaagctttattgtgtttatacaataaagagacaaccttgatgttcaaaacttgtagaaagttagcttttacttttagttgggtgttgatggttaaaacatgGTCATAATGATgcaaaaacatcaaagagttgtacacttgaggcttatacgcaccaaggatgagaactgtgatgagcatcaagcaccaagaaacccaccggagcacctttttctgtttttcggggtatgatcagactcctgggacttatggaaagttgattttcagatatttcggtttaagtagatgacttttcgttcaagactcgcctaaatccaatatatggtttgggatttatagccttccgaaaatcactacacctttgtaacgacgtgctgaaaattctgacctactcgcgcttgaaccgtcgccacggtcaaatcacatcgagttaggatctgaaaattggatagcggtacgaggacgcacatacggagccttggccactgaccatgcgtcttttcggtttgtatagaggtcgtagcagctgtccgaagtcagccttttgtttcgatctctattcttgttgaaaacttactttatcttttacgaatgatgatgatgatgatgatgatacttaagacttaacttatttacttttaaacttttggggaaaatttactaacttagtaaccattgacttaggtttcggaccttttggatcgatcaacctacttgtttggaccgacttactacttgcttacattttcgtatcgattttaccgcacattcactgtgagttatagatccctttctactttactatttttgggacagagaatacatgcgctttttatgttttacatactagacacgagtacttaaactttatatatgtatgggtAACATAACGGctcaaagattccccttagctcggtaacgtttaactattggtttatgaaccggtagacgagaatcttagatatggatccatagggtttgatatccccacttgggctagtcgcgctagcattcaacgggtgtttaatacttcgtaaacttacgcacttgccaggtgtacttttaggggatgatattacttgttaagttagttaccgggtgcccatggataaGGATATACTTtctcatactgatttgaaatactaatttaaaatactgatttgaATTGCTGGATGAAgcaccgaaatctcgtggtctacgttACATTATGTTTTacgaacaaactatagctcaccaacattcgtgttgactttttaagcatgtatttctcaggtgcttagacgttgttgcttccgctgttagacttgttgttatagtcttggtgttatagacttgctgttacagactcgctgtgttagacttccgctgcattacttagagatatctcaatcatggaacttttactttgcattcacaacttatgttacatttgaacaatggctttgtaattacctttgtgtcacatacttatgttaatgctttctattcgtagaagcacgttatatttgtaaaacatttgacgttggtaaagacgtcaccttttcatgaatgcaaaacttgttttaaaacagcatgtagtattgtaccgtgtaatggacctgttgttgatgatccgtacacgttgattttgtacggggcgtcacatttggtatcagagcattggttgtagggaattaggttgcattagtgagtcttgaccaagtcgagtaggattcgctaataggactaatctacaacttgctcgtttacttgtttctgcgaaactgctgtatgctactgcttattctagctactgcatgctactatctgctttttgcatgatacttctgtttgatactgttattattgccatgctatgtactgctgtagacaatctaggctgctgtagttattatgcctgattacgttcttgctacatgtctgctattcgctgtaccaacttggaaaatttatctttcctagttcagatgtttttctgaacccttttcccactcgtctaaccctaaggattagtattgtaatccacctgctaCTACCGTTCcatcgttccagagatcgaaacattacttcacgcaatctaggaagagtacccctcggattacacgcccactaaagttgatcctcggaggaggagatatgtgaagacttgtcggagtaaccgcacctcgccccacccccgagctcaccctaattagctacTTACAACGTATGAATATTAGAAGgttgttcaatttccacaagttgacccgtatcccgtatgCTTTCATGAACGTcacttatatctttcattcttcactactactcgatgatctaacgacacttgaacttaggtccctaacactcttaggcattggagaagtcgggaaggcatctcctatcACAAGGTCAGAATGTCTTCTACTGatactcagccatacccaaagacttgggagtcacctcaagacaaatcgtattactacttgctacacgtacaactcaacacgagacccagattgaatttctagaaaggaatctaacgacattacctgaacccgaacattttgaagaaaatttcgggacatttagccattgatgcatgacctacggaacctacgcacccacaccaagaaactgtgagattaattatgtagatttggttttgagatagcatatgtgacgatcgctcgaaatccatatggacaaacacgtcattcatcgatttcattgcgaggtatttgacctctatatgatacgttttgtaaacattgcattcttttgaaaaggcacaccataaatgaatatttaaattaaaggttttcaacatctgatgatttctatatatagacaatcaccgtaaataatagtttacaatagtacttccgttgacaatgcagtcaaaataagatacatggtgatgatttggtgaatgcaatgtttccttgaaaaatatgtcatgtaagactccatgaacatagcttatctaatatataagcaaacagcagaagacttctagggaacctgagaataaacatgttaacaagtgtcaacacaaaggttggtgagtttatagttttaatgttttgcataatctgtacataaaggtggatcacaagatttcagttgtttcatccagaaacgtttatcaaaatattctacaagattgagcaccctggtaactaaactttaacatatatataataagtacccctgttttaacatacatacaatcaacatgtacaatacacgcaaaccaacgtgtactaaactcaaatagtatacgtttgttttatagttcaggctagagtttctatacctggaacagaggggatgtcaagccctatggatccatatataactactcgcgcccaccaattcttataaccggcagttactagttaccaaagctaagggattttcagttcaaactcagtgtagaatttagtatgtacttgtatccattgcgtttaaaataaagtgcatgtattctcagcccaaaaatatagattgcaaaagcaattaaaaagggagcaaatgaaactcacattagcagcacataaagtcattcaccgaaacgtgaccgaaactcggaataccaattaaccgtagatctcaacctagagaacatatgttggtcaataaatgtcttatcaagctaggtctggtcatagtgtatcacaatcctaatgctcgagatcgacatacaaaagttatcaaaagtcatttcaaaaagtcaatctgactcaatactatagttgaatgatcatggcaatcgaaacattttaaaatttcacatagttttccaattcttgtaaaattagactatagtttttataaggctttagaatatgataaaacaatcaattttgacaattgctcaacaagacgagacgtgccttatatagaaattcatttactcaattagtaatatttgaaaatctaatttatcaatcttataaacaagttatttaaatatcaattgcagattcaaaagcaatttcaattaatgttaatcataattcagttgaccatatcttttaattcattcattgaaattacgcgatttctaaatgaaaagttattgatttttcgtcagctttccaaaaacatgcatatcatataccttttatcagtaatatatgtattaaattcgtgattcattaacgactaaatttaacatacaaacatgcataaacatatatactcaagcactagtcagggatgcactattaatatataaaagataagatatgaatgctcacgtatcaatattgtgattcaatgttgcaggaaagtacgtagacgtaacggagatgataaacactaatttgacttgtaaataatacccatgaacattacccataacctccatagctataacccataatttccttagctttaacccgtttgagaatccattttgaaagtgacacgctcatgacctcgtcatagtattttatgtataataatactactactaataataataagattaataataataatattaatcttaataataataatgataataataataataataataataataataataataataataataataataataataataataataataaaaataataataatactaacaatataaataataatacggagtaaagatAGATAGATGTGTGTGTTTGTGAAGTAAACTGATCGCGCTTTTATAGATGTCTcctgaattcagaccccatgcgatcgcatgggttctgtgcctatatgccatgcgatcgcatggctgctcctgccagctcacatttgttttgtaatttagctcgtcgacataattaaatattaatataatatatataatttaaattaattaattatatattatattatattcccgtgcatagttgatttgtaatttttgttccgataagtcgtacgtcgttactcgacttatgtcccgatttcggtttttcgaacgttacttcgtacgcttagaaaactagcactatacgtttagtgactcgtacctttgtcaaaatatagacttaaattatccataaactataccactcgaaatataactcatacatttgagtgttttggtcatttacttctataaatcatcgtctcgtaatttattaatataataatatttatcaaacgtttcataaccaagttaatatctattctcaaaatttataaacacgtttttaaatatacgtcgcaagctaTTTATACAATTAAtacttgttacgctttcaagttatagtatatatatgtatatatttacatataattgttcgtgaatcatcgagaacggtcaatgggtaattgaacatatgaaagtagttcaaaaatattgagattcagtttacagactttgcttatcatgtcggaaatgttaatcatacaaagattaagtttaaatttggtcagaaatttccgggtcatcacagtacctacccattaaagaaatttcgtcccgaaatttgagtgaggtcgtcatggctaacaataaaaatgttttcatgacgaatatgagttgataaatagaattttatcaccgttgaataatatggataaaacaatccgattactcgaagtgtatgagagaagttatcgtaaaagagtgaaatggagattcgtcttatcttttgacgtagtcacgattgatttttggaatttatggaattgaaaattttcataatctgaataagatttgattcttcggtaattgcggaaattaggattttctttgattaaatgcgtaatctgccttgattgctatgtctgaaattttgctataaattgaccttttccgtttcatttatttccaccactcctataatcttcttccttatttcatacttcctaatagattgtgaaaatgcttaatccagttctgattcttgatattttcctggctatcgtatcc
This genomic interval carries:
- the LOC139897140 gene encoding uncharacterized protein codes for the protein MYEPHTHDHHHHRSKTGRTNLASCLVATIFLLLIAVAVVVVYFLIFKPKNPKIAVDSVQFPTFSISNGTVNFTFFQFVSVTNPNRDAFTHYDSSLQLAYSNSPVGFIFIPAGKIDGGRTQHMSAKFAVQSFPVPAMPVTAETTAIGGTELGMEGATMEIETKMKLVGRVRVLKIFTHRVESGVNCGVAIEVKTGSVLGLHC